GGCGAGCACCGCCTTGATGAACCCGGCGATGCCGGCGGCGGCATCGGTGTGCCCGATGTTGGCCTTGACCGAGCCGAGCAGGCACGGCTGCTCACGCGGCTCCCCGTCGGCGAAGGCGTGGTTCAGCCCGGCGATCTCGATCGGGTCCCCCACCCGGGTGCCGGTGCCGTGTGCCTCGACGTAGGTGATGGAGGAAGGCGTCACCCCCGCGACCTGCTGAGCGGCCTTGATCACCTCGACCTGCCCGCGCACTCCGGGGGCGGTGAACCCGGCACGGTCCCTGCCGTCGTTGTTGACCGCGGAACCGCGCAGGACGGCGTGGATGTGGTCGCCGTCGGCGATGGCCTCGGACAGCCGTTTGAGGACGACCATGCCGCACCCCTGGCCACCGATCACGCCGTCGGCAGTCGCGTCGAACGGGCTGCACGTGCCGCTGGGTGAGGTGATTCCGCCGACCCGGTAGTTGTCCAGCGCGGCGGGCAGCCGTACCGAGGTACCGCCGGCCAGGGCCAGGTCGCATTCCCCAGACAGCAGGGCCCGGGCGGCGAAGTGCACGGCGTACAGCGAGGTCGCGCAGGCCGCCTGCACATTGGTCGTCGGTCCCCGCAGACCGAGCTTGTAGGCGACGCGGCTGGCCAAGTAGTCGCTGGTGGTGCCGGTCAGGATGTCCCAGTTGGTGATCGTGGCGTCTTCCTGCTGCCTGGCCCGCATCGTCTCCGTGTAGGTGGACAGGCTGGACCCGGCGTAAATGCCGATCAGGCCGGGGAATCGGTCCGGGTCGTAACCGGCGCCCTCGATCGCCTCCAGCGAGCACTCCAGCAGGATCCGGTGCTGGGGGTCGATGAGCAGGGCCTCACGCGGGGTGTATCCGAAGTAACTCGCGTCGAACCACTCCGGTGCCTTCAGCAGTCCGCTCGCCGGGACGTATTCCTTCGTGCTGCCGCCGGGAGTGACGAAGCTCTTCTTGGGGAAACGGCTGATGCTGTCCACGCCGGACACGAGGTTGTCCCAGAACTGGTCGGGCACCTCCGCGTCCGCGAAACGGCAGGCCAGTCCGATGACGGCGATGTCCGTGTCACGCCAGTCGGCCTCTTGGCCGGCAGAGGTCGCCGCCTCGGCCTTCTCCGGCTTCTCCGGGGCGTTCGCGACCGGTTCCTGCGCCGGTATCGATCCGTCGAGGAAAGCGGCGCACGACCGGATCGTGGAGTAGATGAAAAGCTGCGGCAGAGTCGGCCGGATACCGAGACGCTCCTCGATCTGTGCGCGCACCATCTGCATGAGCATCGAGTATCCGCCGACTTCGAAGAAGTTGTCGGTCACTCCGACGTCGTCTATCTCGAGGACGTCGCACCAGATCTCGGCGAGAATTCGCTCGGTCTCGGTCGCTGCGGGCTGACGGGCGCTCACCGGATCACATCCTGGCGTCGTCCGTTTTCATGGTCAGCGAATATCGCCCGGCGTGAAGCAGCTATCAAACCGCTCAGTCTCATGTTCCCCGTCAACTTTCTCGGTCAGCGAGCGTGGTGATCCACAACGCCAGCGACTATAACGACGTCGACTCCACGGTTACAAGATCACCTTCGCTGGTGCGGGCGCCACCCGTCAAATATCTGACGTCCTGTCAAATCCCAGCTCAGGCACGCCTCCACAGTCGGTCGGGGCGGCGACGGGGCCACGGAGGGGCGGGCAGGACCGGCAGTCGGTCTTTGTCTGTTTTTGGTGCGGAGTTCGATCCATAAGGGCATAAGGGTTTTCTCGTGGCCGGTGTCGGACAAAACCGCTCGGACCAGCACCGTCGGCTCCGGCTCACCGAGGACACAGGGGCGCCCGCGCAGGCTGACCGTGCCGGGTCCGTGCTGTCGCCAACTAGGCTACGAGGCAAGAAAGTTCACCATCAAAGCTCATGCCCGGCTCCCCTCTCGGGCACCGTGCACCCGTGACAACACGGCCCACTCCAAGACAAGATCAACTACCGCGACTCCTGGGTTACACTCCCCGTCGTCAACGATGAGAAAGTTGGGGGACCGTGGTTGCACAGCAGCTCTTTCTCGCCTGTCTGCCTTTCGCCGGCGGTGGCGCCGCCTTCTTCCGGGAATGGGGAAAGACAGGCATACCCAAAGTCGCGGTACTTCCGGTCCAGCTACCGGGCCGCGAGGAACGATTTCTTGACGATCCTTTCACCAAAGTTTCCGACGCAGTTGCCGAACTGACGCCTGAGATCGTCTCCGCCGCCGGAGAAGGGGCGGCCATCGCGCTGTTCGGGCACAGCCTCGGCGCAGTGCTCGCCTACGAGATCGCCAGGGAACTGGAGCGGACGGGCCACCCCGGGCTGCGCCACCTGTTCGTCAGTGGATCACCGGCGCCGCACGACGGACGGACCGAACGGGCGACCGGCCTGCCCGACGAGGAGTTCCTGGCCGGGGTGCAGCGGTTCGCCGGCTACCGGCACGAGGCGTTCGACGATCCCGACATGGTCGAGGTCCTGCTCCCGATCCTGCGCGCCGACGTGGAGATGCACGAGAACTACCGGGCGACCGGCACGGAGCCGCTCTCGGTGCCGGTCACCGCGCTGCGCGGCGAGCACGACGAACTCGTCTCCCGGGAGCAGGCCGAGCAGTGGGCCGAGGTGACGCGGGGTCCGTTCGCCTACCAGGAACTGCCCGGTGGCCACATGTACCTGGTCGACGAGGCCGAGCGGGTGCTGCGGACGGTAGCCGGGAGCCCGGCATGCGACTGACCAGCAAGACCGTGATCATCACCGGCGCGGCCCGCGGCCTGGGCCGGGCCTGCGCGCTCAGGTTCGCCGACGAGGGAGCCGACCTGCTGCTGCTGGACATCACGCAGGACCTGGCCGGCGTGCCCTACCCGCTCGGATCCGCCGGCCAGCTGGAACACACCGCGGATCAGTGCCGGCGCGCGGGCGCCGCGACCGTGACGGCCGCCGTCGACGTACGCGACGCCCAGCAGTGCGCGCTGGCGGTCGAGCAGGCGCTGGACCGGTTCGGCACGGTGGACGTGCTGGTCAACAACGCCGGAATCGCCTCGCCTTCCGGGAAGATCGCCCACGACATCACCGAAGAGGAGTGGTCGCTCATGCTCGACATCGACCTCTCCGGCGCCTGGCGGATGATGAAGGCGGTCGCACCGGTGATGGTCCAGCGCAGGTCCGGCAGCATCATCAACGTGTCCTCGACCGCGGGCACGGTCGGATACCGGCATTTCGCGGGCTATGTCGCGGCCAAGCACGGGCTGATCGGACTGACCAAGGCCGCGGCCCTGGACTACGCCCCGATGCGGGTCCGGGTGAATGCCCTGTGCCCCGGCTCGGTCCGTGACGAGCCGGTGATGGAGGGGCGGATGCTCGCCGAGATCGCCCGGTCGCTGGAGGTCCCGGTCGCCGAGCACGAACAGATCTTCGTACGGGACCAGCCGATGAACGCGCTGATCGAACCGTCCGACATCGCGAACGCGGCGCTGTGGCTCGCGGAGGACGACTCCCGCCAGGTCACTGGCAGCGTGCTGACCGTGGACGGCGGCTTCACGTCCCGATGACCAGGAGGTCCCAACCGTGACGACACCGACGATCGATGAACTGGCCGCTGGATGTCACAGCCTTGTCCTGCGGCTGCCCGGCACAGCCGAACCGCAGCGCCTGCTGTCCAAGGCGCTACCCGATCCGGTCCAGGTCTGGCAGACCCCGGTGCCGGCCGGCGCCGACGAGCCGGCCGGCCAGGACCGCAGGCGTGCCGAGTCCCTGCGGCCGATCCACCAGGACGGCCCTCCCCTGCGGGCCGTGGCCCTGAACTACCTTGACGGAACGACGGACCTGGTTCTGGTGGCGGTCCGCGCGGTGATCCCGCCGGCCGCGCTGCGGCGGATTGCCCGGCTGCTGCTGGACGGGTCAGGCGACGCCGTACCGGCGTGGCCCGCCGCCCCCCGGCCCGGCCTCGCGCACCGCGGACGACTCGATTGGGGTCTGGGCGATCCGGACCTGCGCGGGGTCGCTGGCCGGGTGCAGATCGACCTCACCGGGCAAGGTGAATCGTTCCTGCTGCCGGCGATCGCCCTGGCCGTGAGCCGGTACAGCGGGGAGGGCCGGACGGAACTGGGCGTGCTGGACCTGAGCGACGGCGCAGCCGAACGCATCAGCGCCTACCCGCTGGGCGAGCCTGCGCAGGCTTCGGTCGCGGACTTCCTGCACCGCTTCGACCAGGCACCGGTCACCCCCCACGAGCCGCCGCCGGCCGGGGTCGTCCTGAGCCCGGAGTTCGAGGAGGGGAGCTATACGGCCTGCCTGGCGCCGGTCTTCCCGCTCACCGTCCAGCTCGACCCCGGTTCGGCACGCGCGACCTGCCACTTCGACCAGGGCATGGTGGACGCCTCCATCGCGCGGCAGTTCAGCGCACACGTGGCCCACCTGGCCGGGCAACTGGCGAACAGCGCGGCGCAGCGGCCGCTGTCCGAGCTGGAACTGCTGTCGCAAGCCGAACGGGCGGCAGTCCTGCGGGCGGGCGAAGCAGGCAACGGCGCCCCCGCGCGGGGGCGGATCGACCGCGCCTTCGAGGAGATGGCCGCCAAGCAGCCGCAGGCCGTGGCCCTGCTGGCTGGCGAGGAGCAGCTGACCTACCGGCAGTTGGACGAGCGGGCGGAAGCGGTAGCTGCGGGCCTGCGTGCGCTGGACATCGCACCGGGCAGCCGGATCGGTGTCTGCCTGGAGCGAGACGCCGACCTGGTGGTCACTCTGCTCGGCGTGCTCAAGGCGGACTGTGCGTATGTGCCGATGGATCCCCGCTATCCGGAGCAGCGCCTGAGCTTCACCGTCCGTGACGCGGGCATGCCCGTCATCATCACCTCCGCACCGGACTTCCCCGCGGTCCCCGGGACCCGGCTGCTGTCCCCGGGCGAACTGACCCGACTGGCAGCAGGCCGGACGGAGGCCGGTGCACGAGCCGACGACGGCGGCGAGAACCCCGCCTATGTGATCTACACCTCCGGTTCGACCGGCACGCCCAAGGGCGTGGTGGTGCCGCACCGCAACGTGCTGGCGCTGCTGCACGCCACCACCGGGGATTTCGCCCTGGGCCCCGACGACACCTGGACGCTGTTCCATTCCAGCGCCTTCGACTTCTCCGTCTGGGAGATCTGGGGGTGCCTGCTCACCGGAGGACGCCTGGTCGTGGTGCCCTACTGGACCACCCGCGACACCGAGGAGTTCTACGCCCTGCTGGCCGGGCAGCGCGTCACCGTGCTCAACCAGACGCCGTCCGCGTTCGCGCAGCTCATCCGCACCGACCGACGCGTCCGCGGGGACCTGGCCCTGCGCCTGGTCATCTTCGGCGGCGAACCGCTGGAGGTGCGCATGCTCGCGCCTTGGTTCACCCGGCATCCGGCATCCGACTGCCGAGTGGTCAACATGTTCGGCATCACCGAAACGACTGTGCACGTCACCGCCCAGACGATCACCCCGCACGATGTCGTCACCGGCTCGCGATCGGTCGGCCGTCCGATACCGGGGTGGACGGTGTCCATACGCGACGGACAAGGACGGGTCCTGCCGCCCGGCCCCTCCGGCGAGATCTACGTCGGCGGCGCCGGAGTTGCCGGCGAATACCTCGGTCGGCGCGAACTGACCCAGCAACGGTTCATCCTCGACGAATCCACAGGCGAACGGATCTACCGCAGCGGTGACAAGGGCAGGCTGCACCCCGACGGGCGCCTGGACCACCTGGGTCGGCTCGACAACCAGGTCAAGATCCGCGGACACCGCATCGAACTCGACGAGATCCGCACCGTGCTGCTGGGCGCACCCCACGTGACCGCAGCAGCCGTCGTCGTCAACCGCGACCATCCCGACGACCCCGCCAGCAGTAGGATCGACGCCTACGTCGTCCTGGAGGGTGCCGCCGATCGCGCACACGTATTCGCGCACGCCAAAACCACACTTCCCGACTACATGACGCCTGCGACGATCACCCAGGTCACCGAAATCCCGCTGACCATCAACGGGAAACCCGACACCACTCAACTGCCCGACCCGCGTACCGTGCCGACTGAGCCGCTCGACGCCCCAAAGCCCGCCACCAGTACCGTCGCCGACACCGTCCTGGGCATCTGGAGCAAGCAGCTCAACACCCCGGTGAACCTCCAGGACAACTTCTTCACCCTCGGCGGCAACTCACTTCTTGTCACCCGAGTTCTCGCGGAGATGCGGGACCAGAACCTACCCAAGATCTCACCCAGGCAGTTCTACAGCCACTCCACCGCAGCACAGTTCATTGGACTCGTCCAACAACTCAGCGGAGCCGACGACTGAGATCCTTCAAGGTGGCCACTGATCGGGTGACGACATAGCCACCCGCAACAGACGAGGCTCCTGTGCCGTGGAGGGAGATGTTCGACGTCTCGACTCAGCCGGCCCAGGAGCCTTGTCGGTTTCCCGTCCTGCCGCACTCGACCTGCCCTATGCCCTGGTCGCTCCGGTGCACCTGCGCAGGCACGGGTCCCTCGCACAGATCGCTGCCGGGTCCACCATCCCGGTCGGCATCGCGCACGCCTGCACCAGCGCGGTCATCGGTGTGCCAGCCGCACCAGCGGGGTGTCAGGCCAAGGGATCCCGGAGACGCGCAGCCGCGGGCCAGCCTCACTTTGTCCGATAGGTGCCTGTTGAGTTTCTGGTGCGCGATGATGTGATCACGTCCATGAAGAAGATCACGATAGTCGCTGCCGCCACGGTGTTCGCCGCTTCGCTGATGTCGGGGACTGCCGATGCTGCCGATCTGAGGCCGGCGCAGCCGAACCCGTGGGACAAGCGCGTCAAGTGCGAGTCGAAGGACAAGGAAGGCAGGAAAATCGTCACCCGCTACGGGAACTCGAAGTTGGGCTGGCACCACTTCACCGGCCGCCACAACATCAAGAAGTGCTCCTCCCTGGATGCGGCCCTGCGAGACCGTGTGGACCGGAACGACCACCACGGGCACCTGGAGTACGACGGGGTTGTGATCGAGACAGGCCCGAGGCCGCGGCAGGTGAAGTTCACGGTGGTCGTGCAGTACACGCGCAAGACCACGGATGGCGATTATGATGCCGGTCGCGGTCAGAAGATCGGCGTCATCACGGCGTACTGCCACAACCAACCGGGGAACAAGTGTCCGGCATGGGCCAAGATGTGAATTCTCCCGACTCAGGCACCGAGCAGACAGCCGCGGGTCATCTGCTCGATCTCGTGCGCTCCTTCGTCACCACGCACGTGTCGTGGAAGCCGATGTTCATCGGCGCGGTCATCACCGGCGACGACCTCATGCGCCTCTATTTCCGTTCACCTGAGCGGGACCGTGTGTACGGTGTGGACGTCCTGATCAGCAATACAGGCCCTGGCCTGCTCGGCTCTCTGGTCTCCCCGGCGTTCCTGGCGAACGAGAACCTGCATGCGCCTTCCGACGATCCACACTGCGATGTGATCGTGGATCTCACCGAATACTGACACATGAGGCAAAGAGCCCTCGGTACCTATTTCCAAGTTGTCCGTGCTGATCAGACGGGGTTCCGTGGTTGCCTCCGACGTCAGTACGGGCACGTCGGCGCCCGGCAACCTGCCTGAGCCACCCGAGGAAGAAGGGCGTCACGGCGGAAGTGTCGACCGAGGGTTTCGCCCAGCGAGCCAGTCCGTAGCCGCTGGCTACACGCTGTAGTACTCCAGGGCTGTGCCATAGACGTAGGGTCAGCCCGCCGGATCGGCTCACTGACCCACGTGCTTCATCAACGCTTCCCACAGCTCGCCGTCCAGGCCGTTGACTTCGGCCTGGAGCTCCCTCACGTCTCCGAAGTACACCCCGACGCGCGAGGGGAGACTGCGCAGCCGGCGCTCGCGCGTCCCTGTCTCCTCCAGCACCGCATCCACCAGCTCGGTCGGGATGACCTGCGTCAATTCACCGACGTGTCCGGGCGCGAACACGTCATCGTTTCTGTGCGTGACAGACTGTGTCGCAGGGCCTCTGCTCTCTCAGGAAGATCTTGGTCGATCCCCTGGATAGCAGAGGCACGTCTCACGTCGCGGTCGTGCTTGACACCGTCAACTGGGCCTTAACTTCGTGGCATTGGATACTGAACGCGATCCGCTACCTGGTCGACAACGGCGTCAAGTGGCGCGCCATGCCGTGCGACTTCCCGCCGTGGGACCGGGTGTACGCGTTCTACCGCCGCTGGCGCGACCACGGCCTGGCCAGGGAGTTCCACGACCGGCTGCGTGAGCGGGTCCGCGAGAAGCTGGGCAAGGACACGGAGCCCACGGCCGGGGTGATCGACTCACAGTCGGTCAAGGCGGACGCCGTCGTCGGCGCGGACAGCCGCGGCTACGACGGCGCCAAGCAGATCAACGGGTGTAAACGGCACGTCGTGGTCGACGCCCTCGGCCTGCTGCTCGGCGTGATGGTCACCAGCGCCGCTGTCGGCGACCGCACCGCCGCAGGTCCTGTTGGTGCGGGTGGCCGATGCACGCCATCGCCTGGCCCTCGTCTGGGCCGACGGCGGCTACACCGGCAGCCTGGTCGAGCACTGCCTGGCCGCATTCGCGCTGGTGCTGGCGATCGTCAAACGCAGCGACGACCAGAAGGGGTTCGTGGTGCTGCCCAAGCGGTGGATCGTCGAGCGTCTCTTCGCCCACCTGATGCGAAGCCGCCGCCTGGCCCGCGACTACGAGCGCCGCACGACCAGTGCCGAGGCGATGATCCTGTGGTCGATGACCATGGTCATGACCCGCCGCCTGGCCCGGCCACGCCCGGCGCGGGCGTGAACCGGCCCGGCGCGGGCTCGGCCAGCCAGCCCCGGGCCACCAGGCGTTTCGCCTTCGACCGCAGCGCCTCCACCCTTGCTGGCACCACGTCCATGCCGAACACGGCGGCCATCCCCTGGCAGGTCACCGGCCCCTGCCCGAGCCGGGCCCGGTCCGCCCCCAACTGCAGGATGCGCTGGTAGTCCACCGACAGCGCCGACCAGGACAGCCCCTCACGCCACACGGGCACCTGCGACTTCGGCTTCACCGCCTCCGCCGACTGTGGGGCCGTTCCCGGCTGCCCTTCAGCGGCCGGCACCCTCTCATCAGCCCGGGCACGGTCGCGCCCGGTCTCCTCCTCCGGGGCCAGCACCTCGCCGACCTTCGAGCGGGCAATCGTCCACTCCTGCCATTCCCGCTCGGCCACGGCCAGTTCGGCCTGGACACGGTCTGCTTCCTCCCGCAGCTCGTCCACCCGACGGCGAGCACCCAGCTCGCGCTGTTCCAGCAGCCCGACCACCGACGGCATCCACGCCCCCCCACAGCAGCGACGACATGACAAGCCGTCACTCCCACGAGATTGCCGAACCTATGCCCCACCAGCGAAAACGCAGCCCTCACGTC
Above is a window of Streptomyces sp. DT2A-34 DNA encoding:
- a CDS encoding type I polyketide synthase yields the protein MSARQPAATETERILAEIWCDVLEIDDVGVTDNFFEVGGYSMLMQMVRAQIEERLGIRPTLPQLFIYSTIRSCAAFLDGSIPAQEPVANAPEKPEKAEAATSAGQEADWRDTDIAVIGLACRFADAEVPDQFWDNLVSGVDSISRFPKKSFVTPGGSTKEYVPASGLLKAPEWFDASYFGYTPREALLIDPQHRILLECSLEAIEGAGYDPDRFPGLIGIYAGSSLSTYTETMRARQQEDATITNWDILTGTTSDYLASRVAYKLGLRGPTTNVQAACATSLYAVHFAARALLSGECDLALAGGTSVRLPAALDNYRVGGITSPSGTCSPFDATADGVIGGQGCGMVVLKRLSEAIADGDHIHAVLRGSAVNNDGRDRAGFTAPGVRGQVEVIKAAQQVAGVTPSSITYVEAHGTGTRVGDPIEIAGLNHAFADGEPREQPCLLGSVKANIGHTDAAAGIAGFIKAVLAVEHGVIPPSLNYSEPNPDIDFAAGPFAVVTEPTPWEPAGLPRRAGVTARGLGGGNAHVVLEQPPAPQAREQSTQDQVLVLSAHTPAALDELTKRIAGHLTDHPESDLRDVAWTLQVGRRLHGYRRYAVVRDTQDALRVLGGNEPGRLISGDHARDGRAVALLVSETASWQAVQRWTALGLKPDLTLTPDSSDAQLQAALDTPGRVFLEIGDSRLPARLREQPQWTPDHVTITVTDPLAALGELWLAGLPVDWAQAHAEQPRRVTLPSYPFQRQRYLLEAGPTAQPSAPTAPTADAGPAADAVVDTEQTVSRLFGQMLGLPSVDPDESFFDLGGDSLVAHELLGQLEQLLPVEMEIRAMYLAPSVRELTALIEEQMRDVPAAPRG
- a CDS encoding thioesterase II family protein, yielding MVAQQLFLACLPFAGGGAAFFREWGKTGIPKVAVLPVQLPGREERFLDDPFTKVSDAVAELTPEIVSAAGEGAAIALFGHSLGAVLAYEIARELERTGHPGLRHLFVSGSPAPHDGRTERATGLPDEEFLAGVQRFAGYRHEAFDDPDMVEVLLPILRADVEMHENYRATGTEPLSVPVTALRGEHDELVSREQAEQWAEVTRGPFAYQELPGGHMYLVDEAERVLRTVAGSPACD
- a CDS encoding SDR family oxidoreductase; this translates as MRLTSKTVIITGAARGLGRACALRFADEGADLLLLDITQDLAGVPYPLGSAGQLEHTADQCRRAGAATVTAAVDVRDAQQCALAVEQALDRFGTVDVLVNNAGIASPSGKIAHDITEEEWSLMLDIDLSGAWRMMKAVAPVMVQRRSGSIINVSSTAGTVGYRHFAGYVAAKHGLIGLTKAAALDYAPMRVRVNALCPGSVRDEPVMEGRMLAEIARSLEVPVAEHEQIFVRDQPMNALIEPSDIANAALWLAEDDSRQVTGSVLTVDGGFTSR
- a CDS encoding amino acid adenylation domain-containing protein, which produces MTTPTIDELAAGCHSLVLRLPGTAEPQRLLSKALPDPVQVWQTPVPAGADEPAGQDRRRAESLRPIHQDGPPLRAVALNYLDGTTDLVLVAVRAVIPPAALRRIARLLLDGSGDAVPAWPAAPRPGLAHRGRLDWGLGDPDLRGVAGRVQIDLTGQGESFLLPAIALAVSRYSGEGRTELGVLDLSDGAAERISAYPLGEPAQASVADFLHRFDQAPVTPHEPPPAGVVLSPEFEEGSYTACLAPVFPLTVQLDPGSARATCHFDQGMVDASIARQFSAHVAHLAGQLANSAAQRPLSELELLSQAERAAVLRAGEAGNGAPARGRIDRAFEEMAAKQPQAVALLAGEEQLTYRQLDERAEAVAAGLRALDIAPGSRIGVCLERDADLVVTLLGVLKADCAYVPMDPRYPEQRLSFTVRDAGMPVIITSAPDFPAVPGTRLLSPGELTRLAAGRTEAGARADDGGENPAYVIYTSGSTGTPKGVVVPHRNVLALLHATTGDFALGPDDTWTLFHSSAFDFSVWEIWGCLLTGGRLVVVPYWTTRDTEEFYALLAGQRVTVLNQTPSAFAQLIRTDRRVRGDLALRLVIFGGEPLEVRMLAPWFTRHPASDCRVVNMFGITETTVHVTAQTITPHDVVTGSRSVGRPIPGWTVSIRDGQGRVLPPGPSGEIYVGGAGVAGEYLGRRELTQQRFILDESTGERIYRSGDKGRLHPDGRLDHLGRLDNQVKIRGHRIELDEIRTVLLGAPHVTAAAVVVNRDHPDDPASSRIDAYVVLEGAADRAHVFAHAKTTLPDYMTPATITQVTEIPLTINGKPDTTQLPDPRTVPTEPLDAPKPATSTVADTVLGIWSKQLNTPVNLQDNFFTLGGNSLLVTRVLAEMRDQNLPKISPRQFYSHSTAAQFIGLVQQLSGADD
- a CDS encoding transposase, yielding MADARHRLALVWADGGYTGSLVEHCLAAFALVLAIVKRSDDQKGFVVLPKRWIVERLFAHLMRSRRLARDYERRTTSAEAMILWSMTMVMTRRLARPRPARA